Genomic segment of Lepidochelys kempii isolate rLepKem1 chromosome 23, rLepKem1.hap2, whole genome shotgun sequence:
aaaaaaaacccaagtccATTAAAGGGGTTAATATACTGAGAAAATCCCCCCATGAAACCCTGGTTAATTTCTTAATATACAAggattttccatgggaaatttgtTAAAATGCAAAGAAATTCAGATAAAAAAGTGGCCAAGTTATTCATCTGTCAGGAAATTTCTGTGCAAACGAGTTAATTAATTTATCACAGGCATAGAAATTCCCATGGAAACAACTCCATACAAATGCAAAGAAATTTCTATGCAGGAAGCTTTGTTAAACTGACAATTTCCTGCAAccaatttcatttatttattaatatgcaAGCACATTCTTATGCCAAAAAAGCCCGTTAAAATGCAAGGAAGTTCCTGTGCCAAAAACTTCGTTAATGTAGGTCAAGTGCATCGTACCAAAGACAGGTCGGTGCATCTCTCTTGCTTCTTACCTTCGGTTTCTTTCTTCCCCAGGATTTCATCCGTGCTGTGATTGGTGCTTTGCTCTTCCTCATCACCTCCCTCATCGTTGTCATTCGCCACAGGGATGGAGCTGGGATCGCAGCTGGGGTAAAGCAACTGTGGCTCCCCTGGCACCCAGGACTGGGCACTGGAGGGCAccgtgggggcagggagcagggcaagggggctcagcagggggtgctctcccatGCAAGTCAGGGCTGGGCGCTGGGGGCCCcatggggctcagcaggggacaCTGCCCACCAGTCAGTGCTGGCCTTGGCaatagggggcactgtgctgcagcatGTCTGTCATTCATTCCCTGCAATCAGCTGCCATGCCtgaccccagaggtggccgcatcataatgttggggtgggggaagaaatgaGGCGAACTGCCcaaaattggggaggggggggaatttTTTTGCTTCTCTTGATCCAGGGGCCTTGAACCGCCCCCCATAACCCTGGATCCTAGCAGTGCCTCCCACTGCAAATCCTCTGCTCGTTACCAGCAATCAACAGATACTGCAATTAACTACCACTTGGTCCCATCCCGCACAGGTCTTTGGGCTCCTGGCCGGCATCCTGTTTGCATATGATGCCTATATTACATTCCCCACCCTCCGGAAAACCCACACAGCTGCCCCCACTGGTAAGTGCCCCCACTCCCCAGGATGGGGGGCCTAGACAGGAGCAGGCGACCCTGCCCCACCATGGAGCTGGGAGGGGTCGACCTTGCCCCaccacggggcggggggggggggggctagatgGGAGAGAGCGACCCTGCCCGACCatggggctgggtcagggggctAGACGAGGGAAGATAGGGGGTGATCCCTGACTCTAATGCCCCCTTGTGGTCTCTCTCTCCTTACAGAATCCCCGGAGGCTGTCTGAAGAGTTGCACGACCCCAGCCTCCACTTTGCTGTCTTTGCCCCCCACCACCTCGCTGTTTCTAAGGATTCTTGTACatactgctggggggggggcaaataagagatttcccccacccccaactaatctccctccagctccccatCCCCAATTCCGGCCCTGACCTCAGGGCCCCACCAAACCCATGTTTAGAAGCCTTGACAATGGGGATCGCATGGGAGGAGCCAGCCCCCCATCCCAGCAATGCCACCCCCACTTTCCTAGGTTGGCTGGAGTGAGGatgagggcagtggggtctagtggttttGAACAGGTGTGGGCGGGGAGGTGGGattgctgggagccaggactcctgggttctatccccagctcagGGCAGGTAGCGGGGTCTAGTGCTTTCTGTCCCTACCACTTATTCCTTATCAAGTGCCTttactctttctgtgcctcagtttcttctgcGCTAACGGGTGTTACATTGCCAGCTGTTTAGGGCAGAAGGACCCATGTGTTTACATAGGGCCTACCAGAACCGGAGCCCATGGGATGTATTCAAGGGAAATAAATTTTAATATAAggaggagattttttaaaattaattaaacttAATGCAAGGAAAccggccccagggtgggggactGGGTGGGGAATGTCACATGGGGGGATTCATGTGGTGACGCTCAGGGCACTGACTTCCCCCCCAAAACCTTTCACgttcccccctccgccccagtcCCCGATCCTGCATGTGGCTTGTGTTAATTTCTGcttatttgggggggaaaagggTTAATAAAAATACTGATAAATGGTTTTGTTTGATCCCAGTGatgttggggggggaggtggagaggTAACTAAAAGGGGGTTCTgaactgggggtggggtcagAGGTCCCATCCACCCCGGCTGAGAACCAtgggcccagccagcctggctccCCGCTCCCCAGTTTCTGTTAAAACACAGGTCACATCGGGCCTTATCAATTATCTCATTGCAATGACACGGGCGCCCTCTACTGCCAGGAAAAGAAATAACTCCCTCCATTGCTCGCcaggtgctgagatgcagccacctctggggcggggcatcTGGGGAACAGCAGCGTATAACGCCACAAGGGGACGGCTCAGACTCTGATCCAGGTTTTAAAGGGCTCTTTTATTAAAAAggttgcttttttccccctttaaattAACCCTTTAAGAGAAAAACAAATTGGAAGGTTAAATTCCAGACACATTGGGGACCCCAattctgtactgagaccagtacAGGGTGTACCCCCACATATAACTGTACCCCCCTATTCTCTGAAAccccccctccacctgcccccgAGCGCAGCCCCCAAGGGGGTCTGGAGGGTGGGAACTGAACCCCCCAAATGTTCCACTATTAAACAATCAAAAAACCCCTGATCTAAATGGGGGAACACACCAAAAAAAAGCCAAAATCCtgctgacccccctcccagatcAAAGTTCACAATGGACAAGTCACAGGTCAATGATGATCCCCCCAAAAATCATGTGAGGGGGTGAAAGGTCAAAGCGCAAAAGTCAACAGGTCAAGGGCCCCAAAGTCACAGTGCAAAGCTCCCAGCCAAAGGTAAAGGGTGAGAATGGGAGGGCATTTTTCAGGGGCTAGAGGTCAAAGTTCACAACCAAAGGTCAAGGGGCACAGTGGAAAGGTCAAAGGCCACAAGGGAAAGCTCACCACCAGCAGGTCAAAGGTCACCACCAAATCTAACCAGCCACAGTGGAAAGGTGCCAGAGTTCAAAGGTCACCGATGCAAAGATCCTGAGTAGGGTTCAAAGGTCACAATGGGTAGGTCAATGCTCATAGGTCTCTGAGGAGAGGTCAAAGATCACACAGGCGAGGTCCAACCTTCCACAGCCCCAGGGCAAAGACAAGGGTCAAGGTCACTGTTGAGAGGTCTTTGCCCCAGGATTGTTGGCCAGAGGTTAAAGTTGAAAGGTCACAGTGCAAACATCCCAGGTGAACAAGGTCAGAGGTCACAGCAGAAAGGTCAAAGTCCAAAGGTCCCCAGTGATACGTGACGAGTTACGGTCATAGTGGAAAGACCTTCACAGCAAAGGTCAGAGGTCACCACAGAGGTCAATAGCTGAGGATTCCAGATGAAAGGTCACAAAGGTCATAGAGCTGGAAAGGTCACAGATCAAAAGGTCAGAGGTTCCAATGCAGGAGCCGATCGTTGAGAGTCCCAGGGGTGACTCCAGAAAAGGTCAAAGTTCAAAGGTCCTCCATGGAAGGTGACCACTAAAGGTCAGAGCTCACAGCAAAGAGGGCAAAGTCTAAAGGTCACAAGGAAAGGTCAGAGGCCACACCGGAGAGGTCAAAGCTCATAAGTTGTGAGCAAGGACAGAAGGCTACAAGCAGAGGTCAAAGGTTGCCGGCACGGGGGTCAAAGTTCAAAGGTCACGAGTGCAGGTCAGAGGCCgccatggacaggtcacatgGGAGAGGTCGTTGCCAGCAGGAGGGTCGAAGTTCAAAGGTCGACTCAGGCCACCACGCAGCTCCTGTCCCGAGCCCCGCGCAGCCCCTGGTGCCCTTTGCCCCCTCCTTGCCGGGGGGGCCCTGCCGCAGCGGCCAGCGGGGGGCCGGCCCCGCCCCgcaggtggggaggcagggggattGGCTCCCCGAGGAAGAAGCCTTCCTCCTCCGAGTccgaggaggaagaggaggaggaggagtagcaGCGCCAGGCGCCACCGTGGCCCCGGAGGTAGCGGCGCCGGTGGCTGGGGAGGAAGGCCCCCTCCGAGGCCGAACAAACCAGGGgccgccccccccggccctgaTCCTCCGGGGGGAGCCCCCCCTCggactccccctcccctgccaggtgCAGGGCGTTGTCGGAGGAGGAGCAGGGCCGGGTGCGGGGCCGGCTCCGATGCAGCTGGCTGCTGTGGGGCCCCCCCGGTTCTCCCGCCACCAGGGGCTCCCGGAAGCTCACCCGGGGGGCGGTACCCCGCGggaagccccccgcccccctgccttCCAGCGGGGGGCCCTGGCTGAGCCGGGGGGAGACCGAGAGCTTGGAGGCAGAGCTGCTGGTCCAGTCGGCCCCCTTGGCCGGGGCCAGGCCCAGCTCGGGCATGGAGTGTCGGTGGGGGACGCCACGCAGGAAGCGGGACTCAGAACCTGGGGGGGAAAGAGACCAGGGTGGGGGGGTTAGAGACAGAAGCTGCCACGCTGcccgcctccccccacacctgcctcccccccccgtcTACATTCCCCACACtacccgcctcccccccccacccatctgcgctccccacatcccccgcCTTCTCCCCCGCTTGGATCCCCATCCCGTCTGCGCTTCCCACAccacctgcctccctcccatcaggatccctccccagcctcacctccttcctcctcttctggGGGTCCTGGGCAGGTGGAGGTGCCCCGTGAGGTGCATCCGGCCAGCTCgcccccctcctccgccccagGGGTCCCGCTCCAGCTGCGCCGCCCGCCGGGGTCTGCACCCCGGGCTGGGGCCGTGCGGCCGGCGAAGGAGATGGAGCGGGCGACGGGTGGTCGGCGGGGGGGGGCCCGGCGCCCGTCCTGGGGGCGGGGGCCGTGGAGGGCCGAGTCGCAGGAGTCCGAGGCGCTGGCGTCGTccccccccaggctgcagccccgggAGCAGAAGATCTGCCCCGCCTTGGGCAGGAAGGGTTTGCCCAGCAGCGGCAGCCGGCACCGGGTGCAGCAGAAGCAGGCATCAGTGGCATGCCAGTGCTGGCCCTCGTAGGTCATCTGGCCCTGGTTGATGCCTgcggggggcagagatggggggaggagagagaggggggacACATCAGCTCAATCCCCAGGCCTCTGGGGTTCTATTccggctctgggtggggagctggggctggagcagggggggcagggctgggagccaggactcttgggttctattctgATACTAGGGTGCTCCTTACAaccccccccacctgctccccagGGGCACCTGCTCTCCTGCTTCATGAGTCCACGGACATCTGGGTCCCTCTGCTGCCTGGGTCCTCCCTCCTTTTCCGTTGCCTGGAGACTGGGGACCCCCTGCtgcccggacacctgggttccccACTCTCCATTGTCCCCAGATGCCCGGACACTGGGGTTGCTCTGCTCTCCAGGTCCCCAGACACCAGGTCCCCCTGCTGCCTGGATGCCAGGGTCCCACCGGCTCTCCACGGTTCACGTACAccaggtccccaccctgcccatgGGGTTACTTTCCTAGCTTGCTATATTATAAAATCTGTTGGGATTTTTAATCGGTTTGATCGATTATATGATTTCGGTTTTTCCATTTCAGCAGCCATTATCTCATTCGATTCAGCTGTAACACAAGGAACCTGCAGGCCTGTATCCTGTCTGATTAGCTAGAGCGAGTTAACACAAGAGTTAGTCTATAACCTTTGGCATAGAGAAATGGCCCACCGGTTACCCCTTGTGATTCCAAATGGGGAACCAAATGTGTTTACCAATACACTGGGGTGGACCGGTAACCGCAAGGACGTGGAAGTAACGGCTCAGGCCAAAGGAAACGCTTTCAAGAACAAGATACTCGAGGTGAATATGTGTGTCTATGTGAGAAGGTGCCAGCCCATGGAGTAAACATCCCCAAGATTTATCCGGGAGAGGAGATCAGATTTGGGCATGGACGGCTGGGCACGGATACAGATACTCTTGATCGTGCCAGGACGCTGTGAGAGAGTAAACCGCCAGACAAGCTAGAGCAGGACAACGTCTTTGTGGCTCTGTGGTTCAGAGCTTTGCTTACTCGCTCGTATAGTTGAATGTACTGAACTCGTGATGTTCGCAAATTCTGTAGCCTGattttgggacaagaacctaAGTATCTGCTGGTCAGATCACTGGCGAGCCTATAATAAATCAGCCCTATATAATCAGGTTAACACCGGATGCCGGGGTCCGCCTGTTCTCCACCGTCCCCGGACACAGGGGTCTCCCCACTCTTCACAGTCCCCAGATGCCAGGTCCCCCTGCTGCCTGGACGCTGGGGTCCCCCTGCTCTCCATGGTCCCCAGACACCAGGCCCCCCCTGCTGCCTGGACGCTGGGGTCCCCCCGCTCTGCAGACACCAGGTCCCCCTGCTGCCCGGATGCTGGGGTCCCCCCACTCTGCAGACACCAGGTTCCCCCCGCTACCCGGATGCTGGGGTCCCCCCGCTCTCCACGGTCCCCGGCCGTGGCCCCGTACCGACGGGCTCCCCGCAGGCGTCGCAGTACTCCGCGTAGAGGGCCTGGTAGCAGCGGCAGCAGAAGGGGCGGCTCTGGCGCATGACGTAACGCTGCCCGCCCAGCGCCTCCTCGCACTCGAAGCAGCAGAAATGGCGCATGTGCCAATGGCGGCCCTCGGCCTCCGTGCACTCGTCGGCGAAGATGATctgcgggggcgggagggggcagatggAGGCACGGCCCTCTGACCCGCTGGGGGGACCCCCcagatcccccctcccccgagcccaTCCTCCCAGACCCCACAATCCCACCCACGGAGAACCGTCCGGACCCCTGATCCCCCCGCCATACTCCAGAGCCCCCATATTGCCCACCCTAAactcccccaggcccctgccccccagccggccccctgccccgcacctcGTCACAGGCCTGGCAGCGGGGTTTGAGGCGCTCGGCGTGGTGCCGCCCGCAGTAGATCTTCCCCTCCTGGTAGAAGTAGATGAGATCCACGAGCAGCTCCCGGCAGGTCGTGCACTGGAAGCACTGGGGGTGCCAGCAGGCCCCGTGCCCCGCCCGGCTGGCGAACACCGCGATGTCCCCGCCGCGGATCTGCTTCCCGCACTGCCCcgcacagacagagagagagagaccggtCACAGGGAGCCAGGCGCCggctcccccccggccccagggcaggactGGCGGGCTCCGGGGGGCAGGGAACGGGgctggggcctgtcccctccagggggcgccggctcccccccggccccagggcaggactGGCGGGCTCCGGGGGGCAGGGAACGGGgctggggcctgtcccctccagggggcgccggctcccccccggc
This window contains:
- the PRICKLE3 gene encoding LOW QUALITY PROTEIN: prickle planar cell polarity protein 3 (The sequence of the model RefSeq protein was modified relative to this genomic sequence to represent the inferred CDS: inserted 1 base in 1 codon), with the protein product MFTRGSRRRRSSRPPPDDADPDRGQPCHACGDQCPGFLVHGWRKICQHCKCPREEHMVRAVPVDLERMMGRLISDFQRHSISDDDXGCASEEYAWVPPGLKPEQVYQFFSCLPEDKVPYVNSPGEQYRLRQLLHQLPPHDSEAQYCSPLEEEEKKELKVFSQQRKRENLGRGTVRLFPVTITGAICEQCGKQIRGGDIAVFASRAGHGACWHPQCFQCTTCRELLVDLIYFYQEGKIYCGRHHAERLKPRCQACDEIIFADECTEAEGRHWHMRHFCCFECEEALGGQRYVMRQSRPFCCRCYQALYAEYCDACGEPVGINQGQMTYEGQHWHATDACFCCTRCRLPLLGKPFLPKAGQIFCSRGCSLGGDDASASDSCDSALHGPRPQDGRRAPPRRPPVARSISFAGRTAPARGADPGGRRSWSGTPGAEEGGELAGCTSRGTSTCPGPPEEEEGGSESRFLRGVPHRHSMPELGLAPAKGADWTSSSASKLSVSPRLSQGPPLEGRGAGGFPRGTAPRVSFREPLVAGEPGGPHSSQLHRSRPRTRPCSSSDNALHLAGEGESEGGLPPEDQGRGGRPLVCSASEGAFLPSHRRRYLRGHGGAWRCYSSSSSSSSDSEEEGFFLGEPIPLPPHLRGGAGPPLAAAAGPPRQGGGKGHQGLRGARDRSCVVA